A window of Conger conger chromosome 13, fConCon1.1, whole genome shotgun sequence contains these coding sequences:
- the akt2 gene encoding LOW QUALITY PROTEIN: RAC-beta serine/threonine-protein kinase (The sequence of the model RefSeq protein was modified relative to this genomic sequence to represent the inferred CDS: inserted 2 bases in 2 codons), which translates to MNEVSVVREGWLHKRGEYIKTWRPRYFILKSDGSFIGYKEKPEMSDPSLPPLNNFSVAECQLMKTERPRPNTFVIRCLQWTTVIERTFHVDSNEEREEWMRAIQAVANGXKTREEEEPMDMFGXPSDCSGVEAMEVAMSKSRSKVTMSDFDYLKLLGKGTFGKVILVKEKATGMYYAMKILRKEVIIAKDEVAHTVTESRVLQNTRHPFLTTLKYAFQTHDRLCFVMEYANGGELFFHLSRERVFTEDRARFYGAEIVSALEYLHSRDVVYRDLKLENLLLDKDGHIKITDFGLCKEGITDGATMKTFCGTPEYLAPEVLEDNDYGRAVDWWGLGVVMYEMMCGRLPFYNQDHERLFELILMEEIRFPRNLSPEAKALLAGLLKKDPKQRLGGGPDDAKDVMSHKFFTSINWLDVLQKKLVPPFKPQVTSETDTRYFDDEFTAQTITVTPPDKYDNLDCEDPDQRTHFPQFSYSASIRE; encoded by the exons ATGAAGTTAGCGTCGTGAGAGAGGGCTGGCTCCACAAGAGAG GTGAGTACATAAAGACCTGGAGGCCTCGATACTTCATCCTGAAGAGCGATGGCTCCTTCATCGGTTACAAAGAGAAGCCAGAGATGTCTGACCCCAGCCTGCCGCCCCTCAACAACTTCTCTGTGGCAG AGTGCCAGCTGATGAAGACCGAGAGGCCTCGGCCCAACACCTTCGTCATCCGCTGCCTACAGTGGACCACGGTCATCGAGCGCACCTTCCACGTGGACAGCAATGAGGAGAG ggaGGAGTGGATGCGGGCGATCCAGGCAGTGGCTAACG TGAAGacgcgggaggaggaggagcccatGGACATGTTCG TCCCCAGCGACTGCAGCGGTGTGGAGGCCATGGAGGTGGCCATGTCCAAGTCTCGCTCCAAAGTG aCGATGAGTGACTTTGACTACCTGAAGCTCCTGGGGAAGGGGACTTTCGGGAAGGTGATCCTGGTGAAGGAGAAGGCCACAGGGATGTACTACGCCATGAAGATCCTGCGCAAGGAGGTCATCATCGCCAAG GACGAGGTGGCTCACACAGTGACGGAGAGCAGAGTCCTACAGAACACGAGACACCCCTTCCTCACT ACGTTAAAGTATGCTTTCCAAACACACGACCGGCTGTGTTTTGTGATGGAGTACGCCAACGGAGGGGAG CTGTTCTTCCACCTCTCGCGCGAACGCGTTTTCACGGAGGACCGCGCCCGGTTCTACGGGGCCGAGATCGTGTCGGCACTGGAGTACCTGCACTCACGAGACGTTGTCTACAGGGACCTCAAG CTGGAGAACCTCCTCTTGGACAAGGACGGCCACATTAAGATCACAGACTTCGGCCTGTGCAAGGAGGGAATCACGGATGGCGCCACCATGAAAACCTTCTGTGGCACTCCAGAGTACCTGGCACCCGAg gtcctGGAGGACAACGATTACGGGCGGGCGGTGGACTGGTGGGGGCTGGGCGTGGTCATGTACGAGATGATGTGCGGCCGCCTGCCCTTCTACAACCAGGACCACGAGCGCCTGTTCGAGCTCATCCTGATGGAGGAGATCCGCTTCCCCCGGAACCTGTCCCCCGAGGCCAAGGCCCTGCTGGCAGGCCTGCTCAAGAAGGACCCCAAACAGAG GCTCGGAGGCGGGCCTGACGACGCCAAAGATGTGATGTCACACAAGTTCTTCACCTCCATCAACTGGCTGGATGTCCTGcagaaaaag ctAGTCCCACCATTCAAGCCCCAGGTGACATCAGAGACGGACACGCGCTACTTTGACGACGAGTTCACGGCGCAGACCATCACGGTCACGCCCCCGGACAAGT ATGACAACCTGGACTGTGAAGACCCAGATCAACgcacacatttcccacaattctCCTACTCTGCCAGCATACGGGAGTGA